From Desulfovibrio porci, a single genomic window includes:
- the crcB gene encoding fluoride efflux transporter CrcB — translation MISSLLAICAGASAGAVLRWLLGLALNPLFPTVPLGTLAANWLGGYIIGLALSLFAFFPFLGAEWRLLVVTGFLGALTTFSTFSAEVATLIQQGRLLWAGGAVALHVCGSLLMTFLGMGTFALIRYFWGVWR, via the coding sequence CTGCTTGCCATCTGCGCGGGCGCGTCGGCCGGAGCCGTCCTGCGCTGGCTGCTCGGCCTGGCGTTGAACCCCCTCTTTCCGACCGTGCCTCTGGGCACCCTGGCCGCCAATTGGCTGGGGGGCTATATTATCGGCCTGGCTCTCAGCCTGTTCGCCTTTTTTCCTTTTCTGGGCGCGGAATGGCGTCTGCTGGTGGTGACCGGCTTTCTGGGCGCGCTGACCACTTTTTCCACCTTCTCGGCGGAAGTGGCGACCCTGATCCAGCAGGGGCGGCTGCTCTGGGCCGGCGGAGCCGTGGCGCTGCATGTCTGCGGTTCTTTGCTTATGACGTTCCTGGGCATGGGCACCTTTGCCCTGATCCGATATTTCTGGGGTGTATGGCGTTGA